A window of Trichoderma atroviride chromosome 3, complete sequence contains these coding sequences:
- a CDS encoding uncharacterized protein (EggNog:ENOG41), which produces MDDPSCAWPAWKFNMKRGDLLTTLHDQYNTYTSPIQDPDAFYHDIFEISHEATSVAEFHHLADNRRRQRLHELHDALDAVSLEITANPALINMPQWQHAIQLFRTNSLDSLIYFFASYLPINPNWHPSHHTSTHFTNSAESMSHKPDEEHRLNDTHKFHLSTSVGDEGLQPVPLSLLPPSALPGIPVIDQQAEQNESIGITLLAAAAPPISEVGPEQIRPREHILTIQDGKDAAQSRDERSTIFVTDYLETSTCWNKITYNEIIRPNISVASICSTMLTSEKPKKIKRDCPREPASTGMEADGKYTSSSPKRRRKED; this is translated from the coding sequence ATGGATGACCCTTCTTGTGCATGGCCAGCCTGGAAGTTCAATATGAAGAGAGGAGATTTACTTACCACGCTTCATGACCAGTATAACACTTATACGTCCCCCATACAAGACCCTGATGCCTTCTATCATGACATTTTCGAAATCTCCCACGAGGCAACCTCCGTTGCCGAATTCCATCATTTGGCTGACAATCGCAGACGTCAACGCCTTCACGAATTACATGACGCCCTTGACGCTGTGAGCCTCGAGATTACGGCAAATCCAGCCCTTATCAACATGCCTCAGTGGCAGCATGCCATCCAGCTCTTCCGGACGAATTCCCTCGATTctcttatttatttcttcGCTTCCTACCTTCCGATAAACCCAAACTGGCATCCATCGCACCACACGTCTACCCATTTCACCAACAGCGCCGAGTCAATGTCCCACAAGCCCGATGAAGAGCATAGGCTTAATGACACACACAAGTTCCACCTCTCAACGAGCGTTGGCGATGAAGGGTTGCAACCTGTTCCGTTGTCCTTGCTGCCCCCGTCTGCTTTGCCAGGCATTCCAGTGATAGATCAACAGGCTGAGCAGAACGAATCTATAGGAATCACGctcctggcggcggcggcacccCCCATCTCCGAGGTTGGACCTGAGCAAATTCGACCTCGAGAACATATCCTAACTATCCAGGATGGCAAGGATGCAGCGCAATCTAGAGATGAACGGTCTACGATTTTCGTCACAGACTATTTAGAGACATCAACATGTTGGAACAAAATTACATATAACGAAATAATCCGCCCAAATATCTCGGTGGCTTCGATCTGCTCGACTATGCTGACGAGTGAGAAACCGAAGAAAATCAAGCGGGACTGCCCTCGAGAGCCAGCATCGACTGGCATGGAGGCTGATGGTAAGTACACCTCGTCAAGTCCCAAGCGGAGGAGAAAGGAGGATTAG
- a CDS encoding uncharacterized protein (TransMembrane:2 (n3-12c17/18o33-51i71-88o)) has protein sequence MMFTSLGLSGFIPVIHGVTIYGYKGFEDRTSVTWIIVHGAMYIFGAALYVARWPERSFPGAFDIWGSSHQIFHMFVLLAAATHFYGMVKAFDYHHTILGSSCLTE, from the exons ATGATGTTCACCAGCCTCGGCTTATCCGGCTTCATCCCTGTTATTCACGGCGTCACCATCTACGGCTACAAGGGGTTCGAGGACAGAACCAGCGTTACCTGGATCATTGTCCACGGTGCCATGTATATCTTCGGCGCAGCTCTCTACGTG GCTCGATGGCCGGAGAGAAGTTTTCCAGGAGCATTTGACATCTGGGGCAGCTCCCATCAGATCTTCCACATGTTTGTCCTGCTCGCCGCGGCAACGCACTTCTATGGCATGGTGAAGGCGTTTGACTATCATCACACGATCTTGGGATCTTCGTGCTTGACCGAATAA
- a CDS encoding uncharacterized protein (EggNog:ENOG41), with translation MGEEGDVQYTRVRTSTYCGAVSLSRILPLTTGQLFDARSYELQEDLSILNHLSSDIGETMVDNSSNSRFTAVTHSSPLLKYQTIMRMVFQLTEWVHKIITSVQPGIQLDLNDVEVFYTKCLEWYESMFAILNSEGSRSPFALFVHMYYHFGLLCAFRPFISIPVGHPNIQPYDICKQSAQSILALAQSYDDLFTLRRVSALIPYFVCTSGLFSLALEGEGSPLDNTHLRLGDPLINTAQLQEYNSVATSHYGYPTTPSYFEISATVHASLLLAKMSSTHPAASMAQKALGEANEESDLEMRG, from the exons ATGGGCGAGGAGGGAGACGTGCAGTATACCAGAGTACGGACCAGTACATATTGTGGTGCTGTATCATTAAGTCG CATATTACCTTTGACAACGGGCCAACTCTTTGATGCAAGAAGCTATGAACTGCAGGAGGATTTGTCAATTTTAAATCACCTATCGAGTGACATCGGAGAGACTATGGTCGATAATAGTTCCAATTCTC GTTTCACCGCAGTTACGCACAGTTCACCGTTGCTTAAATATCAGACCATTATGCGGATGGTTTTTCAGCTAACCGAGTGGGTGCATAAAATTATAACATCAGTTCAACCAGGTATCCAATTGGATTTGAACGATGTTGAGGTTTTTTACACGAAGTGCCTTGAGTGGTATGAGAGCATGTTCGCTATTCTCAACTCCGAGGGCAGCAGATCACCGTTTGCTCTATTTGTTCA TATGTACTATCACTTTGGTCTCCTCTGCGCTTTTAGGCCCTTTATTAGCATTCCTGTGGGACATCCTAACATTCAGCCCTACGATATATGTAAACAGTCTGCTCAATCCATCCTGGCATTGGCACAGTCTTACGATGATCTCTTTACTCTGCGGCGCGTGTCTGCGCTCATCCCCTATTTTGTCTGCACTTCCGGTCTATTTAGCCTTGCTTTGGAAGGAGAAGGCTCACCATTGGACAATACGCATTTACGTTTAGGGGACCCCCTAATCAATACGGCGCAACTACAAGAGTATAATTCCGTCGCCACCAGCCATTATGGGTATCCAACAACCCCTTCATACTTCGAGATTTCAGCGACCGTTCATGCATCCCTACTGCTTGCAAAGATGAGCTCAACTCATCCAGCAGCGAGCATGGCCCAGAAAGCCTTAGGAGAAGCTAATGAAGAGAGTGACTTGGAGATGCGGGGATAA
- a CDS encoding uncharacterized protein (EggNog:ENOG41) has protein sequence METQRKEDSLRKKSMHLQKIYGRLPSRDHLLGHQLEDRKYFDSGDFALSQAHRPSSIGAISTGSQHPRRETVPQPFCPVPSQSNVDEGANKGLQGAENESDTENKSHLCEMTDQKTENPLEKPEKTTEATRV, from the exons ATGGAAACTCAAAGGAAGGAAGATTCTTTG CGTAAGAAATCGATGCATCTACAGAAAATTTATGGAAGATTGCCATCGCGGGACCATCTTCTTGGTCATCAACTGGAG GATAGAAAGTATTTCGATTCCGGCGACTTTGCACTTTCACAAGCCCACAGACCTTCAAGCATAGGCGCCATTTCTACAGGTAGTCAACACCCACGTCGGGAGACTGTACCCCAGCCGTTTTGTCCCGTACCCAGCCAGAGCAACGTTGACGAGGGCGCAAATAAGGGCCTACAAGGGGCGGAGAACGAGAGCGACACGGAAAATAAGAGTCACCTTTGCGAGATGACGGATCAAAAGACTGAAAACCCCTTAGAGAAGCCGGAGAAGACGACAGAGGCTACGCGCGTGTAG
- a CDS encoding uncharacterized protein (EggNog:ENOG41~TransMembrane:1 (i217-239o)): protein MDSSITDKYKQTVMDKAPTDSHALAQESVANIDPQLKDGDRYIEHNTLQAATSGWNSETATPIQLYAGIRNGDFWTLIRRFNKQIFHVKRIDKQPLSNLDMNIAAGEDITAEKVQAHAERFYMTVVLLMNISSGEFSQEEEDSVGPEHVVQDVSDVVNADQSGEKNHDRTKEPVARAVHSFHTHSALHIFPELIDTYERLGNALSPTSPFPIHRPRLIMATCLLPLLMISCFGSCYGVMKVLGLFAGAVFFGKPIIERGVFIIDYRCPDWRRHTEMRNSILRGVPTNAQIAITLLRTGENNKTPQPPPPPSHGPPNVHLNVDDYDLAHLGASEEDTKMAINPVSDKEYSKQTYDRQEEGEPSTTRRIAQRIKRTTKDGIQAINKIAKAAEPSNSGHLQGEQSVKTLETNGGPVCFSACYKGKKGCLYITTAATTPAISWMSENEDLDTTWTVAIADIRGVRKVSGVGSLGGKRRALVDWALERETMGGLVLKTEPDGEFCLTAVSLRDAVFNRIISVGSQMWEVW, encoded by the exons ATGGACTCTAGCATCACTGACAAGTACAAACAAACAGTCATGGATAAAGCGCCTACAGATAGCCATGCTCTTGCTCAAGAAAGTGTTGCCAATATAGACCCCCAACTCAAAGATGGAGACCGCTACATTGAACACAATACTCTCCAAGCCGCAACTTCTGGTTGGAATAGCGAAACCGCTACCCCCATACAATTATATGCCGGTATTCGAAACGGAGACTTTTGGACTTTGATAAGGCGTTTTAACAAGCAAATCTTCCATGTTAAGAGAATAGACAAGCAGCCGCTGTCAAATCTTGATATGAATATCGCAGCTGGTGAAGACATCACAGCAGAGAAGGTGCAAGCACATGCTGAGCGATTCTATATGACTGTCGTT CTTTTAATGAACATTTCTTCGGGCGAGTTCTcccaggaagaagaagattctgtTGGGCCAGAACACGTGGTTCAAGATGTCTCAGATGTTGTGAATGCCGACCAGAGTGGGGAAAAAAATCATGATAGGACAAAAGAGCCCGTTGCACGCGCTGTGCATAGCTTTCATACACACTCCGCATTGCACATATTCCCCGAGCTCATCGACACTTATGAACGACTCGGCAATGCATTGAGCCCGACCTCACCTTTTCCTATTCATCGCCCAAGGCTGATCATGGCTACTTGTTTGCTACCACTACTTATGATATCATGTTTTGGTTCGTGCTATGGCGTGATGAAAGTATTGGGATTGTTTGCGGGAGCTGTATTCTTTGGCAAGCCCATCATCGAACGCGGCGTTTTCATTATTGACTACAGGTGCCCTGATTGGCGTCGGCATACAGAGATGCGGAATTCAATCCTTAGAGGAGTACCCACGAATGCTCAGATCGCCATTACTCTCCTTCGTACCGGAGAGAACAATAAAACTCCTCAACCTCCGCCACCCCCATCCCATGGACCACCTAATGTACACCTGAACGTCGATGATTACGATCTAGCCCATCTTG GTGCTTCTGAAGAGGACACAAAGATGGCCATCAACCCAGTGTCAGATAAGGAATACTCTAAACAGACATACGATAGGCAGGAAGAGGGTGAACCTAGCACCACACGCCGCATTGCTCAGCGTATCAAGCGAACCACCAAGGATGGAATACAGGCAATCAACAAGATCGCCAAGGCCGCGGAACCATCAAACTCGGGGCATCTCCAAGGCGAACAAAGTGTCAAAACGTTAGAAACCAACGGTGGCCCTGTTTGTTTTTCTGCCTGTTACAAAGGCAAGAAAGGGTGCTTATATATCACTACCGCAGCTACAACACCGGCTATTAGTTGGATGAGCGAGAATGAGGACTTGGACACTACGTGGACTGTAGCAATTGCGGATATTAGAGGGGTTAGGAAAGTGAGCGGTGTTGGTAGTTTGGGTGGTAAAAGGAGAGCTCTTGTAGACTGGGCcctggagagagagacaatgGGAGGTTTGGTGCTAAAGACAGAACCAGACGGTGAGTTTTGTTTAACTGCTGTCAGCTTGAGAGACGCAGTCTTCAATCGAATCATTTCTGTAGGTAGTCAGATGTGGGAGGTTTGGTAG
- a CDS encoding uncharacterized protein (TransMembrane:3 (o86-107i119-141o161-184i)) produces the protein MRRSRPAPPEVALRQRHPLGTGLFTEAINVAKVTENKAEKALLLWGDLPAWRRDNAFIHSGYCQIRPSYLHSLRSLFNLHNESVNVWSHLLGAIAAVASSFYLYCVIRPRYDSITPSDVLVFAFFIGGAVLCLGMSATFHAVLNHSQKVARWGNKLDYTGIVVLIVGSFVPALYYGFFLHAYAVRGVFMPGESSFERARGNGHGD, from the coding sequence ATGAGAAGGTCACGGCCTGCTCCCCCGGAAGTGGCATTGCGCCAACGCCATCCCTTAGGGACAGGCTTATTCACAGAAGCTATCAACGTAGCCAAGGTCACCGAAAACAAAGCAGAGAAAGCACTCCTCCTATGGGGCGACCTCCCCGCCTGGCGCCGCGACAACGCTTTCATTCACTCTGGCTATTGTCAGATCCGTCCTTCCTACTTGCACTCGCTTCGGTCCCTCTTTAATCTGCATAATGAATCCGTCAACGTCTGGTCGCACCTCCTCGGTGCCATAGCAGCTGTCGCTAGCTCGTTCTACTTGTACTGCGTCATCCGCCCGCGCTACGATTCTATTACGCCATCTGACGTGCTCGTCTTCGCATTCTTTATTGGTGGCGCAGTGTTGTGCCTTGGCATGAGCGCGACGTTCCACGCTGTGCTCAATCACAGCCAGAAGGTGGCGCGGTGGGGAAATAAGCTGGATTATACGGGAATTGTTGTGTTGATTGTGGGAAGCTTCGTGCCGGCACTGTATtatggcttttttttgcatgCCTATGCTGTTCGCGGCGTATTTATGCCTGGTGAGTCTAGCTTTGAGAGGGCGCGAGGTAACGGTCACGGCGACTGA